In Amaranthus tricolor cultivar Red isolate AtriRed21 chromosome 3, ASM2621246v1, whole genome shotgun sequence, a single window of DNA contains:
- the LOC130808938 gene encoding protein ESMERALDA 1 isoform X1 — MQIQMQPYNRLPSSGHTTPSPPQSPSVRSPRYRHGRSKQRPGQGLPPPRTLAHRLAYLVLSVLLRRQGIFLFAPLIYISGMLFYMGTVSFDVGPVITHYPAPGSVYRSPQLYAKLRPEMDSDNSTADAISTIWENSYKGGEWTPCVNTSTRGLPDSNGYIYVEANGGLNQQRASICNAVAVAGYLNATLVIPNFHFHSIWRDPSKFSDIYDEDYFMNMLQNQVHVVNMIPDYLMARYDHNMSNVYNFRIKAWSSIQFYKDNVLPRLLEEKVIRISPFANRLSFDAPPAVQRLRCLANFEALRFSSPILMLGEALVARMKERSVSSGGKYVSVHLRFEEDMVAFSCCIFDGGKQEKIDMEAARERGWRGKFTKPGRIIRPGAIRINGKCPLTPLEVGLMLRGMGFDRNTSIYLASGKIYDADRNMAPLFEMFPLLQTKEMLASPEELTPYMNYSSRMAAIDYTVCLHSEVFVTTQGGNFPHFLMGHRRYLYGGHSKTIKPDKRKLAQIFDNPNIGWKTFKRHMLNMRSHSDSKGFELKRPNDSIYSFPCPDCMCRVNVSKSEDSRLTSGT, encoded by the exons ATGCAGATACAGATGCAGCCATACAATAGACTACCAAGTAGCGGCCATACAACACCATCTCCGCCGCAATCACCATCAGTTAGGTCACCTAGGTACCGCCATGGCCGTTCTAAACAAAGACCTGGACAAGGTTTACCTCCTCCAAGAACATTGGCTCATCGATTGGCGTACTTAGTTCTTTCTGTTCTTCTTCGGAGACAAGGAATTTTTCTTTTCGCACCCTTAATTTATATTTCTGGGATGTTATTTTATATGGGTACTGTTTCGTTTGATGTGGGTCCTGTTATTACTCATTATCCTGCTCCTGGGTCTGTTTATCGTAGCCCGCAACTTTATGCTAAGCTTCGGCCTGAGATGGATTCCGATAATTCTACTGCGGATGCG ATATCAACTATATGGGAAAATTCGTACAAGGGTGGTGAGTGGACACCTTGTGTAAACACGTCTACAAGAG GATTGCCTGATTCAAATGGTTATATTTATGTTGAGGCAAACGGCGGCTTGAATCAGCAGAGAGCATCA ATATGCAATGCAGTAGCTGTGGCAGGATACCTTAATGCCACACTTGTCAttccaaattttcattttcatagcATCTGGAGGGATCCTAG TAAGTTCAGTGACATTTATGATGAAGATTATTTCATGAATATGTTGCAAAACCAAGTACATGTTGTTAATATGATTCCTGATTACCTGATGGCCCGTTATGACCACAACATGAGCAACGTATACAACTTCAGAATTAAAGCATGGTCTTCTATTCAATTTTATAAAGACAATGTCCTACCACGATTGCTTGAGGAGAA GGTTATAAGGATCTCTCCATTTGCGAATCGATTGTCATTTGACGCTCCTCCAGCTGTTCAGCGACTAAGGTGCTTGGCTAATTTTGAAGCTTTAAGGTTCTCAAGTCCTATCTTGATGTTGGGAGAAGCATTGGTTGCAAGGATGAAAGAGCGTAGCGTAAGCAGTGGTGGTAAATACGTATCTGTGCATCTTCGTTTTGAAGAG GATATGGTTGCATTCTCATGCTGTATATTTGACGGCGGTAAGCAAGAAAAAATAGACATGGAAGCAGCAAGAGAAAGAGGTTGGAGGGGAAAATTTACTAAGCCTGGTAGGATTATTCGTCCTGGTGCAATCAGAATCAATGGAAAATGTCCACTAACACCATTGGAG GTTGGCTTGATGCTTCGTGGCATGGGCTTTGATAGAAACACATCTATCTATCTGGCTTCAGGAAAGATCTATGATGCTGACAGAAATATGGCACCTTTATTTGAAATGTTCCCTCTTTTGCAAACCAAGGAGATGCTCGCATCTCCAGAAGAACTTACGCCATATATG aATTATTCCTCCAGGATGGCTGCTATAGATTATACTGTATGCCTACATAGTGAAGTCTTTGTTACCACTCAAGGTGGTAATTTCCCTCATTTCTTAATGGGCCATCGGAGATATTTGTATGGTGGGCATTCTAAGACGATAAAGCCTGACAAGCGAAAGTTGGCACAAATCTTTGATAATCCTAATATCGG